A single window of Archangium gephyra DNA harbors:
- a CDS encoding VOC family protein: MTIKAATPYFLFNGRAEQAIALYQRALGAKLEMQQRFGDVDQSCPTAMKHRIMHAALRVGDALLMMSDGADEATPLQSGNVSVALEFDDPGQARHCFDALATNGKVVQPLIDAPWGGLFGVVGDEFGIHWMFNSARVKKA, from the coding sequence ATGACGATCAAAGCAGCGACCCCGTACTTCCTCTTCAACGGCAGGGCCGAGCAGGCGATCGCCCTCTATCAGCGTGCCCTGGGCGCGAAGCTCGAGATGCAGCAACGGTTCGGAGACGTCGATCAGAGCTGTCCCACGGCGATGAAGCACCGCATCATGCACGCGGCCCTGCGTGTGGGTGACGCGCTCCTGATGATGAGCGACGGCGCCGACGAGGCAACGCCCCTCCAGAGCGGGAACGTGAGCGTCGCCCTCGAGTTCGATGATCCCGGCCAGGCCCGGCACTGCTTCGACGCGCTGGCGACGAACGGCAAGGTGGTCCAGCCGCTCATCGACGCTCCCTGGGGGGGTCTGTTCGGCGTGGTGGGCGACGAGTTCGGCATCCACTGGATGTTCAACAGCGCCCGGGTCAAGAAGGCCTGA
- a CDS encoding agmatinase family protein codes for MDTPHDPLAGLRPAADHRDPRASALLRPFSPGTPLQDRPVLLGLPYDGGIPSRPGARFGPKALREALGSYGSFDGQRELGEVVDMGDLTLAAMNGAVTHARIEEASRNLFAAGARPIFIGGDHGLTGSLIRGLAAARPGLRLALVTIDAHLDVREYDNEATLSSGTPFRRALETPILTGARTAMIGIRYLANSRYYLSWAREQGVHLYTVDDVAERGAVAVAREALSRIMKDADALYLSVDIDAADAAVAPGVSAVSVGGLSSREMIDVVRTVSAEPRLLGADLMELSPPHDENARTAKLTARLLLEVLSVRPS; via the coding sequence TTGGATACTCCGCACGACCCGCTCGCTGGCCTCCGCCCGGCCGCCGATCACCGCGACCCCCGCGCTTCCGCCCTCCTGCGCCCCTTCTCGCCCGGTACGCCGCTCCAGGACCGCCCCGTCCTGCTCGGCCTGCCCTATGACGGGGGCATCCCCTCCCGGCCCGGCGCCCGCTTCGGCCCCAAGGCCCTGCGCGAGGCCCTCGGCTCGTATGGCTCCTTCGACGGCCAGCGCGAGCTCGGTGAGGTGGTGGACATGGGAGACCTCACGCTCGCCGCCATGAACGGCGCCGTGACCCACGCCCGCATCGAGGAGGCCTCGCGCAACCTCTTCGCCGCGGGGGCGCGCCCCATCTTCATCGGCGGAGACCATGGCCTCACCGGCTCGCTGATTCGCGGGCTCGCCGCCGCGCGTCCCGGACTGCGCCTGGCGCTCGTGACGATCGATGCCCACCTGGACGTGCGCGAGTACGACAACGAGGCCACGCTCTCCAGTGGCACGCCCTTCCGCCGCGCCCTGGAGACGCCCATCCTCACCGGCGCGCGCACCGCGATGATTGGCATCCGCTACCTGGCCAACTCGCGCTACTACCTGTCGTGGGCCCGCGAGCAGGGCGTCCACCTCTACACCGTGGACGACGTGGCCGAGCGCGGAGCCGTGGCGGTCGCCCGCGAGGCCCTCTCGCGCATCATGAAGGACGCGGATGCGCTCTACCTGAGCGTGGACATCGACGCGGCGGATGCGGCGGTGGCTCCGGGCGTCAGCGCGGTGAGCGTGGGCGGGCTCTCCTCGCGCGAGATGATCGACGTGGTGCGCACCGTCTCGGCCGAGCCGCGGCTGCTCGGTGCGGACCTGATGGAGCTGTCTCCGCCCCACGACGAGAATGCCCGCACCGCGAAGCTGACCGCGCGGCTGCTGCTGGAGGTGCTCTCCGTCAGGCCTTCTTGA
- a CDS encoding CAP domain-containing protein: MKIPKSRLLALSLGCLTVGAACGTSEAATKPTAAPGASSSLAAEMVAAHNQARAKARPTPAKALPPLSWSPEAAKVAQAYANKCEFEHNKNRGKQFGENLAAAAPPGSKTNAQVVEDWVSEVADYSYATNKCVPGKVCGHYTQVVWRDTTHVGCATAICTKNSPFGAQFPKWQLWVCNYTPPGNFVGQKPY, from the coding sequence ATGAAGATCCCGAAGTCCCGCCTGCTCGCCCTCTCGCTCGGCTGCCTGACGGTGGGCGCCGCGTGCGGCACCAGCGAAGCGGCCACGAAACCCACGGCGGCGCCCGGCGCCAGTTCCTCCCTGGCGGCCGAGATGGTGGCCGCGCACAACCAGGCCCGCGCGAAGGCCAGGCCCACGCCGGCGAAGGCACTGCCCCCGCTCTCCTGGTCCCCCGAGGCGGCGAAGGTGGCGCAGGCCTATGCCAACAAGTGCGAGTTCGAGCACAACAAGAACCGGGGCAAGCAATTCGGGGAGAACCTCGCCGCCGCGGCGCCCCCGGGCTCGAAGACGAACGCGCAGGTGGTGGAGGACTGGGTGTCCGAGGTGGCCGACTACTCGTACGCGACGAACAAGTGCGTGCCGGGCAAGGTGTGCGGCCACTACACGCAGGTGGTGTGGCGCGACACGACGCACGTGGGGTGCGCGACGGCCATCTGCACGAAGAACTCGCCCTTCGGCGCGCAGTTCCCCAAATGGCAGCTCTGGGTGTGCAACTACACGCCACCGGGCAACTTCGTGGGCCAGAAGCCGTACTGA
- a CDS encoding toll/interleukin-1 receptor domain-containing protein, translating to MELTGPQFQELQKALLGAFPTSALLTQMVRFQLGENLAAIAEGGGLANTVFKLIEWAESQGRLAELVTGALKANPGNPGLRACAAQLGLLATAPTPGPTSTPVSKDKPPEIFYSYAPSDKSLRDKLETHLKLLQRQGVITGWHDGKVEAGQDENAEILSRLESADVILLLISADFIASDVCYSVQMERAMERQSAGNALVIPILLRPCDWKDAPFSKLKALPSNDTAVTRWGDRDEAFTDIARGIRSAVERWRSRR from the coding sequence ATGGAGTTGACGGGTCCTCAGTTTCAGGAGCTTCAGAAGGCGCTCCTCGGTGCGTTCCCGACGAGTGCTTTGCTGACCCAGATGGTGCGCTTCCAGCTCGGGGAGAACCTCGCGGCCATCGCCGAGGGCGGAGGGCTGGCGAACACGGTGTTCAAGCTGATCGAGTGGGCCGAGTCGCAGGGGCGGCTGGCGGAGCTCGTCACTGGCGCCCTGAAGGCGAACCCAGGCAACCCCGGGCTGCGTGCGTGTGCCGCGCAGCTTGGCCTCTTGGCCACTGCGCCAACTCCGGGCCCCACGTCCACGCCCGTGTCCAAGGACAAGCCCCCCGAGATCTTCTACTCCTACGCTCCCAGCGACAAGTCTCTGCGCGACAAGCTCGAGACGCACCTCAAGCTGCTTCAGCGCCAGGGCGTCATCACGGGCTGGCACGATGGCAAGGTCGAAGCCGGTCAGGATGAGAATGCCGAGATCCTCTCCCGGCTGGAGAGCGCGGATGTCATCCTCCTGCTCATCAGTGCCGACTTCATTGCCTCCGACGTCTGCTACTCCGTCCAGATGGAGCGCGCCATGGAGCGCCAGTCGGCGGGCAACGCCCTCGTCATTCCCATCCTCCTTCGCCCCTGTGACTGGAAGGATGCTCCCTTCAGCAAGCTCAAGGCTCTGCCGAGCAACGACACCGCGGTGACCCGTTGGGGCGATCGTGACGAGGCCTTCACGGACATCGCGCGTGGCATCCGGTCCGCCGTGGAGAGATGGCGGTCCAGGCGGTGA
- a CDS encoding dienelactone hydrolase family protein, whose protein sequence is MSLRTMLGCAVLVLLSLSGCAGSQGARKGDAGERREELGGLTEKEFQALHELKAEAAPPRKGQLLEIAGAKAYLSLPENARQPIPGVLVIHEWWGLNEHIMHWADRLAAQGYAALAVDLYGGKVAATPEEAMAAMKAVDPQRSQEILKAAHQYLMTASRVQSTRTGVMGWCFGGAWSLRAGMAIPELSAVVMYYGRPVLNVDELKTIKAPVLGIFGSKDESIPNDVVEEFDEALADAGVAHRILKYDAPHAFANPSAPGRYNAEAAAAAWEQVKGFLDENLKQ, encoded by the coding sequence ATGAGCCTGCGGACGATGCTGGGGTGCGCGGTACTGGTGTTGCTGTCGTTGAGTGGCTGCGCGGGGAGTCAGGGCGCGCGCAAGGGGGACGCGGGGGAGCGGCGCGAGGAGCTGGGCGGCCTGACGGAGAAGGAGTTCCAGGCGCTGCACGAGCTGAAGGCGGAGGCGGCGCCGCCTCGCAAGGGGCAGCTGTTGGAGATTGCCGGGGCGAAGGCCTACCTGAGCCTGCCGGAGAACGCGCGGCAGCCCATTCCGGGGGTGCTGGTCATCCACGAGTGGTGGGGGCTCAACGAGCACATCATGCACTGGGCGGACCGGCTGGCGGCGCAGGGCTACGCGGCGCTGGCGGTGGACCTGTACGGCGGCAAGGTGGCGGCCACGCCCGAGGAGGCGATGGCGGCCATGAAGGCGGTGGATCCCCAGCGCTCGCAGGAGATCCTCAAGGCGGCGCACCAGTATCTGATGACGGCCTCGCGGGTGCAGTCGACGCGCACGGGAGTGATGGGGTGGTGCTTCGGTGGGGCGTGGTCGCTGCGCGCGGGCATGGCGATTCCGGAGCTGAGCGCGGTGGTGATGTACTACGGGCGGCCGGTGCTGAACGTGGACGAGCTGAAGACGATCAAGGCGCCGGTGCTGGGCATCTTCGGCTCGAAGGACGAGTCGATTCCCAACGACGTGGTGGAGGAGTTCGACGAGGCGCTGGCGGACGCGGGGGTGGCGCACCGCATCCTGAAGTACGACGCGCCGCACGCCTTCGCGAACCCATCGGCGCCGGGACGCTACAACGCCGAGGCCGCGGCCGCCGCGTGGGAGCAGGTGAAGGGCTTCCTGGACGAGAACTTGAAGCAGTGA
- a CDS encoding FKBP-type peptidyl-prolyl cis-trans isomerase, with product MRKFLVVAMMIAVAGCQQQGGGGGGGAAAAPQTDDQKTFYALGLTLGRQIQVFDMTPEELEFVKAGITAQVTGKEPAVDIQAFGPKLPELARTRSTARAEKEKEKAKGFLEQAAKEKGAVRTESGLIYTSLTEGTGAQPGASDIVKVNYRGTLPDGKEFDSSYKRNEPAQFPLNGVIKCWTEGVQKMKVGGKAKLVCPSDLAYGDRGTPGIPGGSALVFEVELLDVQKNEPPPMPTMPGQPTAPGQPAAPGGQPVKK from the coding sequence ATGAGGAAGTTTCTGGTGGTGGCGATGATGATCGCCGTGGCGGGCTGTCAGCAGCAGGGTGGTGGCGGCGGCGGTGGTGCCGCGGCGGCCCCGCAGACGGATGATCAGAAGACGTTCTACGCGCTCGGCCTCACGCTGGGCCGGCAGATCCAGGTCTTCGACATGACGCCCGAGGAGCTGGAGTTCGTGAAGGCGGGCATCACGGCGCAGGTGACGGGCAAGGAGCCCGCGGTGGACATCCAGGCCTTCGGGCCGAAGCTGCCGGAGCTGGCGCGCACCCGCTCCACCGCCCGCGCGGAGAAGGAGAAGGAGAAGGCCAAGGGCTTCCTGGAGCAGGCGGCCAAGGAGAAGGGCGCGGTGCGCACCGAGTCCGGCCTCATCTACACGTCGCTGACGGAGGGCACCGGTGCGCAGCCGGGGGCCAGCGACATCGTGAAGGTGAACTACCGGGGCACCCTGCCGGACGGCAAGGAGTTCGACAGCTCCTACAAGCGCAACGAGCCGGCGCAGTTCCCGCTCAACGGCGTCATCAAGTGCTGGACCGAGGGTGTGCAGAAGATGAAGGTGGGCGGCAAGGCGAAGCTGGTGTGCCCGTCCGACCTGGCCTACGGCGACCGTGGCACGCCGGGCATCCCCGGTGGCTCGGCGCTGGTGTTCGAGGTGGAGCTGCTCGACGTGCAGAAGAACGAGCCGCCCCCGATGCCGACGATGCCGGGCCAGCCCACGGCTCCGGGTCAGCCGGCGGCGCCGGGCGGTCAGCCGGTCAAGAAGTAG
- a CDS encoding ATP-binding protein produces the protein MDIDVRRVLDSLGDPLLALDRSARILHANAGLKELLGWTRLELLGRPLSTVLPGGLPGWPWEEAAPRPMSAQPQRVGALRRDGQPREVEVRLSPWPGGEGEGLLIISLRSLDAQVELERQLRLSQRVQVLDAALTQVFSSASDEEEAAYAVLRACGELEGWTLGTYWRLEPGNRMLVPATLWTPEDGLGDFVHVTLHRAFAPPEGLPGLAWSSREPLWSQDVTRDARFLRADVAARHGLHGGLFVPVPGSNRMHGVLELLSRAPREDRAADETLGSAVGYHFGRFLDRLELMDLEHTRAQALRSLWESDLLGLFTSDVHGRVLDANPTLLRMLGYSRQDVREERLTWSVLTPPRERVATEDALRRLRTDGLFHSHEGTLLRRNDTGVPVLLGSTGLGEGRVMTFALDLSDWKPLEPPIPQEMDARLHALIAHAPVVLFSLDRDGIVTLSEGQGLETLGFKARQVVGMSVFDLYRAEPGVLTQVRRALSGEEFFSVEPLSNGMLYETHWVPLRDPDGRLAGTLGLAVDVTQREREARWRARLFSEAQEARVAAEHMVRLRDEFLSVASHELKTPLTSLSLQLHTLMKRARQGPRPEDTEMAQRLEKAQRQLHKLARMMDELLDVSRLAEGRLRLELSEVDLVQVVREVLERLQEDAQRLGSRLELRADGPVVGRWDRSKLEQVVTNLVSNALKYGAGAPVEVQVHSSGALALLEVTDHGIGIAPDDLERIFGKFERAVPVRQYGGFGLGLYIVRQLVEALGGGVDAESTPGEGATFHLVLPLAGPESRREPPAPPVELH, from the coding sequence ATGGACATCGACGTGCGGCGCGTCCTGGACTCCCTGGGAGACCCCCTGCTCGCCCTGGACCGCTCGGCGCGCATCCTCCATGCCAACGCGGGACTGAAGGAGTTACTGGGCTGGACCCGGCTGGAGCTGCTGGGCCGGCCCCTCTCCACCGTCCTCCCCGGGGGGCTGCCCGGGTGGCCCTGGGAGGAGGCAGCCCCCCGTCCCATGTCCGCCCAGCCCCAACGGGTGGGGGCCCTGCGGCGCGATGGCCAGCCCCGCGAGGTGGAGGTGCGGCTGTCACCCTGGCCCGGGGGGGAGGGCGAGGGGCTGCTCATCATCTCCCTGCGCTCGCTGGACGCGCAGGTGGAGCTCGAGCGGCAGCTGCGGCTGAGCCAGCGGGTGCAGGTGCTGGACGCGGCACTGACGCAGGTGTTCTCGTCCGCCTCGGACGAGGAGGAGGCCGCCTACGCCGTCCTGCGCGCCTGCGGGGAGCTGGAGGGGTGGACGCTGGGCACGTACTGGCGGCTGGAGCCAGGCAACCGCATGCTGGTGCCCGCCACCCTCTGGACGCCGGAGGACGGCCTGGGAGACTTCGTGCACGTCACCCTGCACCGCGCCTTCGCGCCTCCCGAGGGGCTGCCGGGCCTGGCCTGGTCGAGCCGGGAGCCCCTCTGGAGCCAGGACGTGACGCGGGATGCGCGCTTCCTGCGCGCGGACGTGGCGGCTCGGCACGGGCTCCATGGAGGGCTCTTCGTGCCGGTGCCGGGCAGCAACCGGATGCATGGCGTGCTGGAGCTGCTCAGCCGCGCCCCCCGGGAGGACCGCGCGGCGGACGAGACCCTGGGCAGCGCGGTGGGCTACCACTTCGGCCGCTTCCTGGACCGGCTGGAGCTGATGGACCTGGAGCACACCCGCGCCCAGGCCCTGCGCTCGCTGTGGGAGTCGGATCTGCTGGGGCTGTTCACCAGCGACGTCCATGGCCGCGTCCTGGACGCCAACCCCACCCTGCTGCGGATGCTGGGCTACTCGCGGCAGGACGTGCGCGAGGAGCGCCTCACCTGGTCCGTGCTGACGCCCCCGCGCGAGCGCGTCGCGACGGAGGACGCCCTGCGGCGGCTGCGCACCGACGGCCTCTTCCACTCCCACGAGGGCACGCTGCTGCGCAGGAACGACACCGGCGTGCCGGTGCTGCTGGGCTCCACGGGCCTGGGCGAGGGGCGGGTGATGACGTTCGCGCTGGACCTGTCGGACTGGAAGCCCCTGGAGCCCCCCATCCCCCAGGAGATGGATGCCCGGCTCCACGCGCTCATCGCCCACGCGCCCGTGGTGCTCTTCTCGCTGGACCGCGACGGCATCGTCACCCTCTCCGAGGGCCAGGGACTGGAGACGCTGGGCTTCAAGGCCCGCCAGGTGGTGGGCATGTCCGTGTTCGACCTCTACCGCGCCGAGCCCGGCGTGCTCACCCAGGTGCGGCGGGCGCTCTCCGGGGAGGAGTTCTTCTCGGTGGAGCCGCTGAGCAACGGGATGCTGTACGAGACGCACTGGGTGCCGCTGCGCGACCCCGACGGGCGGCTGGCGGGCACGCTCGGGCTGGCGGTGGACGTCACCCAGCGCGAGCGCGAGGCGCGCTGGCGGGCCCGGCTCTTCTCCGAGGCGCAGGAGGCCCGGGTGGCGGCGGAGCACATGGTGCGCCTGCGCGACGAGTTCCTCAGCGTCGCCTCGCACGAGCTGAAGACGCCGCTCACCTCGCTGAGCCTGCAGCTGCACACGCTGATGAAGCGGGCGCGCCAGGGCCCCCGGCCCGAGGACACCGAGATGGCGCAGCGGCTGGAGAAGGCCCAGCGGCAGCTGCACAAGCTGGCGCGGATGATGGACGAGCTGCTGGACGTGTCCCGCCTGGCGGAGGGACGGCTGCGGCTGGAGCTGAGCGAGGTGGACCTGGTGCAGGTGGTGCGCGAGGTGCTGGAGCGCTTGCAGGAGGACGCCCAGCGCCTGGGCTCGCGCCTGGAGCTGCGCGCCGACGGACCGGTGGTGGGCCGCTGGGACCGCTCGAAGCTGGAGCAGGTGGTGACCAACCTCGTCTCCAACGCGCTCAAATACGGGGCGGGCGCACCGGTGGAGGTGCAGGTGCATTCCAGCGGGGCCCTGGCGCTGCTGGAGGTGACGGACCACGGCATCGGCATCGCGCCGGACGACCTGGAGCGCATCTTCGGCAAGTTCGAGCGCGCGGTGCCCGTCCGCCAGTACGGCGGATTTGGATTGGGGCTGTACATCGTCCGGCAACTCGTGGAGGCGCTGGGCGGAGGCGTGGACGCGGAGAGCACTCCGGGGGAAGGCGCCACCTTCCACCTCGTGCTGCCGCTGGCTGGCCCCGAGAGCCGGCGGGAACCCCCAGCGCCCCCGGTGGAGTTGCATTGA
- a CDS encoding hybrid sensor histidine kinase/response regulator, translating into MQAGDAPRTSVLLVDDQPADLVALERHLAPFALHLVKARSGEEALHRLEDEEFALVLMDVRMPGLDGFETARLLREHEARGRVPLIFLTGAPPEEHTLAYASGAVDWLRKPVEPEILRAKVRVFVELHRERESLRRQQTELRVREREVLEDRSLRAEAERERLVVELREAVRLRDEFLSVASHELKTPLTPLALRLQLMKHGLEAETLDVERLRGHVEVARGQVRRMASLVDSLLDATRITSGRLALRRERDVNLAAIVRDVAAGFETQAVRAGCAMEVETPPHVLGEWDVLRLEQVVANLLSNALKFGAGGPVQVRLEEDAGWARLSVRDEGIGMDEEVRARIFGRFERGVSERHYGGLGLGLFITHEVLRALGGRIHVESAPGWGSTFTVELPCSCPEEAGGGPRHDA; encoded by the coding sequence GTGCAAGCAGGGGACGCGCCGCGCACCAGCGTCTTGCTGGTGGATGACCAACCCGCTGATCTGGTGGCCCTGGAGCGCCACCTGGCGCCCTTCGCCCTGCACCTGGTGAAGGCCCGCTCGGGAGAGGAGGCCCTGCACCGGCTGGAGGACGAGGAGTTCGCGCTCGTGCTCATGGACGTGCGGATGCCGGGCCTGGATGGCTTCGAGACGGCGCGGCTGCTGCGCGAGCACGAGGCGCGGGGCCGGGTGCCGCTCATCTTCCTCACGGGCGCGCCGCCCGAGGAGCACACCCTGGCGTACGCGAGCGGGGCGGTGGACTGGCTGCGCAAGCCGGTGGAGCCGGAGATTCTGCGGGCCAAGGTGCGCGTCTTCGTGGAGCTGCACCGGGAGCGCGAGAGCCTGCGGCGCCAGCAGACGGAGCTGCGGGTGCGGGAGCGGGAGGTGCTGGAGGACCGGAGCCTGCGGGCCGAGGCGGAGCGCGAGCGGCTGGTGGTGGAGCTGCGCGAGGCGGTGCGCCTGCGCGACGAGTTCCTCTCCGTGGCCAGCCATGAGCTGAAGACGCCGCTGACGCCGCTGGCGCTGCGCCTGCAGTTGATGAAGCACGGGCTGGAGGCGGAGACGCTGGACGTGGAGCGGCTGCGCGGGCACGTGGAGGTGGCGCGCGGGCAGGTGCGGCGGATGGCCTCGCTGGTGGACAGCCTGCTGGACGCCACGCGCATCACCAGTGGCCGGCTCGCCCTGCGCCGCGAGCGGGACGTCAACCTGGCGGCCATCGTGCGCGACGTGGCGGCCGGCTTCGAGACGCAGGCGGTGCGCGCGGGCTGCGCCATGGAGGTGGAGACGCCTCCCCACGTGCTGGGCGAGTGGGACGTGCTGCGGCTGGAGCAGGTGGTGGCCAACCTGCTGTCCAACGCGCTCAAGTTCGGCGCGGGCGGGCCCGTGCAGGTGCGGCTGGAGGAGGACGCGGGGTGGGCCCGGCTGTCGGTGCGCGACGAGGGCATCGGCATGGACGAGGAGGTGCGCGCGCGCATCTTCGGCCGCTTCGAGCGGGGCGTGTCGGAGCGGCACTACGGCGGGCTGGGCCTGGGCCTCTTCATCACCCACGAGGTGCTGCGGGCCCTGGGCGGCCGCATCCACGTGGAGAGCGCTCCAGGGTGGGGGTCCACCTTCACCGTCGAGCTGCCGTGCTCGTGTCCCGAGGAGGCTGGCGGAGGTCCCCGCCATGATGCCTGA
- a CDS encoding hybrid sensor histidine kinase/response regulator, which translates to MMPEPPEARRLQRVLVVDDSPSDRLMAVRALTRAFRGLHVEQVGEEEQWHQVLELPRFDAVIVDYQLHWATGLELLHTLQQRWPGVPVIMLTGTAEEWQALEAVQEGLEEYLPKTPDSYTHLPRTLRFALERARQRQALRESTEMLRLVIEGVYGHAIFLVDPHRRIVSWNTGAQAITGYSEAEVMGQPVAALLVPEEQRGEPLERQMEELRRRGVYTGEGWRLRKDGSRFWADITVSALYEEGGALRGYAVVLRDATERKRVEEERRRAEEFRERLLGIVSHDLRSPLQAISLQSQLLARRVRTEVVETATARIFQSAERMTRMIADLLDFTRGRLGGGIPVEREPGDLFAFTYEVLEELRMTTLQSRISTQATGDGRGEWDRDRLTQVVQNLVSNALKHGEKGTPLRVVMEGEGETVVLCIQNQGTPIPPELVPHLFDPFRRGRGESANDALTGGLGLGLYIVQEIVHAHDGTITVTSDERTGTMFTLRLPRHALTPRGRGG; encoded by the coding sequence ATGATGCCTGAGCCACCAGAGGCACGCCGCCTCCAGCGGGTGCTCGTGGTGGATGACAGCCCGTCCGACCGGCTCATGGCCGTGCGCGCCCTCACGCGGGCCTTCCGCGGGCTCCACGTGGAGCAGGTGGGCGAGGAGGAGCAGTGGCACCAGGTGCTCGAGCTGCCCCGGTTCGATGCCGTCATCGTCGACTACCAGCTGCACTGGGCCACGGGGCTGGAGCTGCTCCACACCCTCCAGCAGCGCTGGCCGGGTGTGCCCGTCATCATGCTCACCGGCACGGCCGAGGAGTGGCAGGCGCTGGAGGCCGTGCAGGAGGGGCTGGAGGAGTACCTGCCCAAGACGCCCGACTCGTACACCCACCTGCCGCGCACGCTGCGCTTCGCCCTGGAGCGGGCCCGCCAGCGCCAGGCGCTGCGTGAGTCGACCGAGATGCTGCGCCTCGTCATCGAGGGGGTGTACGGACACGCCATCTTCCTGGTGGATCCGCACCGGCGCATCGTCAGCTGGAACACGGGCGCGCAGGCCATCACCGGCTACAGCGAGGCGGAGGTGATGGGACAGCCCGTCGCCGCCCTGCTGGTGCCCGAGGAGCAGCGCGGCGAGCCGCTCGAGCGGCAGATGGAGGAGTTGCGGCGGCGGGGCGTCTACACGGGCGAGGGCTGGCGGCTGCGCAAGGACGGGAGCCGCTTCTGGGCGGACATCACCGTGAGCGCGCTGTACGAAGAGGGAGGCGCGCTGCGCGGCTACGCCGTGGTGCTGCGCGACGCCACGGAGCGCAAGCGGGTGGAGGAGGAGCGCCGGCGGGCCGAGGAGTTCCGCGAGCGGCTGCTGGGCATCGTCAGCCATGACCTGCGCAGCCCCCTGCAGGCCATCTCGCTGCAATCGCAACTGCTGGCACGGCGGGTGCGCACGGAGGTGGTGGAGACGGCCACGGCGCGCATCTTCCAGAGCGCCGAGCGCATGACGCGGATGATCGCCGATCTGCTGGACTTCACCCGGGGGCGGCTGGGCGGAGGCATCCCGGTGGAGCGCGAGCCGGGGGACCTGTTCGCCTTCACCTACGAGGTGCTGGAGGAGTTGCGGATGACCACGCTGCAGAGCCGCATCTCCACGCAGGCCACGGGGGATGGGCGGGGCGAGTGGGACCGGGACCGGCTCACGCAGGTGGTGCAGAACCTGGTGTCCAACGCACTGAAGCATGGGGAGAAGGGCACGCCCCTGCGGGTGGTGATGGAGGGGGAGGGAGAGACGGTGGTGTTGTGCATCCAGAACCAGGGCACGCCCATTCCACCCGAGCTGGTGCCGCACCTGTTCGATCCCTTCCGGAGGGGCCGGGGCGAGAGCGCCAACGACGCGCTGACGGGAGGGCTGGGGCTGGGCCTCTACATCGTGCAGGAGATCGTCCACGCGCACGACGGCACCATCACGGTGACGTCGGATGAGCGGACGGGGACGATGTTCACGCTGCGACTGCCGCGCCATGCGCTGACGCCGAGAGGCCGTGGCGGGTGA
- a CDS encoding SRPBCC family protein yields the protein MTQASIGVGVARVEVEVTISAPRERVWKALVEETGQWWPKDFYVGREPKGFILEARPGGRVYEDWGGDAGALWYTVLVVEPPAVLELAGHLTPAFGGPATTTARLTLKEQGGATVVRVEDAVFGRVDENTSPRLREGWRTLMGSGGLKAHVEKQTP from the coding sequence ATGACGCAGGCCTCGATTGGAGTGGGAGTGGCGCGGGTGGAGGTGGAGGTGACGATTTCCGCGCCGCGGGAGCGGGTGTGGAAGGCGCTGGTGGAGGAGACGGGCCAGTGGTGGCCCAAGGACTTCTACGTGGGCCGGGAGCCCAAGGGCTTCATCCTCGAGGCCCGTCCGGGAGGGCGGGTGTACGAGGACTGGGGCGGGGACGCGGGAGCGCTCTGGTACACGGTGCTGGTGGTGGAGCCGCCGGCGGTGTTGGAGCTGGCGGGGCACCTGACACCGGCGTTTGGAGGACCGGCGACGACGACGGCGCGGCTGACGTTGAAGGAGCAGGGAGGAGCGACGGTGGTGCGAGTAGAGGACGCGGTCTTCGGACGGGTGGACGAGAACACGAGCCCGAGGCTGCGCGAAGGTTGGCGCACACTGATGGGGAGCGGAGGCCTGAAGGCCCACGTGGAGAAGCAGACGCCATAG